Proteins co-encoded in one Pieris napi chromosome 10, ilPieNapi1.2, whole genome shotgun sequence genomic window:
- the LOC125053124 gene encoding cytochrome b5-related protein-like — MAPNNQRQVSFPNLPYPHLRDIPPKTGRQWLDGKRKQDGAENLWRIHDNLYDLTEFISSHPGGTQWLEYTKGTDITEQFVTHHLGGVAESIIPKYFVRKANSQRNSPFTFAEDGFYVSLKTKIVDKIKDIPKDARKKSDNVTDALLILFIIGGPLCCWIWTQNLLLGLVSTVILGYVLSALTVCAHNYFHRSDSWRMYLFNFSGFSYADWRITHAMSHHLHTNTAQDIEIGLIEPFLQFMPNPDKPIWAQMAAFYYPIVFAFVSLGCLLKEVAVGIVGYRGASMTWAHTLPYTVPVWMWLASGLYLPWTIAIWLLSLMIASEFFMVYGLTAGHHAHTNFFEGDVPRSEQLDWGIHQLDTVIERAEYAGNHFKSITRFGDHALHHLFPTLDHAELKYLYPTLLEHCEKFEMQLRTTTFYGALLSQSKQLIRKRPNNFREKKIK; from the exons ATGGCACCGAACAATCAACGTCAAGTCAGTTTCCCCAACCTTCCCTACCCTCATCTTCGAGATATACCCCCAAAGACGGGTCGACAATGGTTGGATGGTAAAAGAAAACAGGATGGAGCTGAAAATCTTTGGAGGATTCACGACAACCTGTATGATTTGACTGAGTTTATCTCCTCACATCCCGGAGGTACCCAGTGGCTAGAATATACTAAA GGCACTGATATAACGGAACAATTTGTTACACATCACTTAGGTGGTGTCGCCGAATCAATCATCCCGAAATATTTTGTTCGAAAGGCGAATTCGCAACGGAATTCACCCTTCACATTCGCCGAAGACGGCTTTTATGTAtcactaaaaacaaaaatcgtTGACAAGATAAAAGATATACCGAAGGACGCGAGAAAGAAGAGCGACAATGTAACTGATGCGTTACTGATTCTTTTTATAATTGGAGGTCCTTTATGCTGTTGGATTTGGACACAGAATTTGCTGCTCGGTCTTGTGTCAACAGTAATACTTGGCTACGTACTTAGTGCTCTAACAGTCTGTGCCCACAATTACTTCCATAGATCTGACTCTTGGAGGATGTATTTGTTTAACTTCAGTGGATTTTCTTACGC aGACTGGCGGATAACTCACGCAATGTCACATCATCTGCATACAAATACGGCCCAAGATATAGAGATAGGGCTAATAGAACCCTTTCTTCAGTTCATGCCAAATCCGGATAAACCAATTTGGGCCCAAATGGCAGCTTTTTATTATCCCATCGTATTTGCTTTCGTTTCTCTTGGATGCCTTTTAAAAGA GGTTGCTGTTGGAATCGTTGGATACCGTGGTGCTTCAATGACATGGGCTCATACCCTACCATACACTGTACCAGTATGGATGTGGCTAGCTAGCGGGCTATATCTTCCTTGGACGATCGCTATCTGGTTGCTATCACTAATGATTGCAAGTGAATTTTTCATGGTGTACGGTCTTACAGCAGGTCACCACGCCCATACCAATTTCTTTGAAGGAGATGTCCCTAG ATCAGAGCAGCTCGACTGGGGTATTCATCAACTGGATACAGTTATAGAAAGAGCGGAATATGCTGGAAACCACTTCAAATCAATCACGAGGTTTGGAGATCACGCCCTACACCATCTCTTCCCAACGCTGGATCATGCTGAGCTTAAATACCTTTACCCAACTCTTTTAGAACATTGTGAGAAGTTCGAAATGCAACTTCGAACCACAACCTTCTATGGAGCCCTATTGAGCCAAAGCAAACAGCTGATTCGGAAGCGGCCAAATAATTTCagagagaaaaaaataaaatag